In the genome of Verrucomicrobium sp., one region contains:
- the uraD gene encoding 2-oxo-4-hydroxy-4-carboxy-5-ureidoimidazoline decarboxylase yields MGRVYLAGVVTPPSLNDFSCDDFVAIFGPVFEESPWIAAAAWERRPFSSPADLREKLVAVLRESGREKKLTLIRAHPDLAGRLARENKLTAASRAEQAGAGLDRLSEEELARFEAGNARYREKFGFPFVICARLNDKAAILSAFARRLENDPQTEFDTALAEIEKIATLRLEQIFSA; encoded by the coding sequence ATGGGACGTGTTTATCTGGCTGGCGTCGTGACCCCCCCTTCTTTGAACGATTTTTCATGTGACGATTTCGTGGCGATTTTCGGTCCCGTCTTTGAAGAGTCGCCCTGGATCGCCGCCGCCGCGTGGGAGCGGCGGCCCTTTTCCTCCCCCGCCGACCTGCGCGAAAAACTCGTCGCCGTGCTGCGGGAAAGCGGCCGGGAAAAGAAGCTGACCCTCATCCGCGCCCACCCCGACCTGGCCGGGCGGCTGGCGCGGGAGAACAAGCTGACCGCCGCCTCCCGCGCGGAGCAGGCCGGTGCGGGCCTGGACCGGCTATCCGAGGAGGAGCTGGCCCGCTTCGAGGCGGGCAACGCGCGCTACCGGGAGAAGTTCGGCTTTCCCTTCGTCATCTGCGCGCGGCTCAACGACAAGGCCGCCATCCTCTCCGCCTTCGCGCGGCGGCTGGAGAATGATCCCCAAACGGAGTTCGACACGGCGCTGGCCGAAATCGAAAAAATCGCCACCCTGCGCCTGGAACAGATCTTTTCCGCATGA
- a CDS encoding mannitol dehydrogenase family protein, with protein MATLSEEKPSTTASPLNAALLSQLPATVAVPRYDRSRVVPRIVHIGLGGFHRAHQAVYLDDLLNQGATDWGICGLGVLEQDQAMRQALASQDFLYTLVERSPQADQARVIGSIRDMMLGFQDQEKTLARLAGPETAIISLTVTEKGYFHDPATGRLNDKHPAIVNDLAAGAKLQTAIGFIVESLQRRFAGDKTPVTILSCDNLLGNGDVAKDVILSFATLKYPKLAAWIEESIAFPNTMVDRITPVTTPKEKAMVAEKYGIQDQWPIVSESFRQWIVEDHFAAGRPAWEKAGAELLDDVKPYEHMKVRLLNGGHSALAYLGYLLGHRLVDRATNDPLITRFLQRLMDEEVTPTLLPLPRVDLAEYKATLIARFGNPSIQDQVQRLAMDGSQKLPNNLIACVRDQVKAGRPVRLLALALAGWIRYLRGTDEQGAPIEITDPIASQLVSAAQSADPARAVLGIKQVFGDDLPQAQPFVRELAAALDSLNQRGTQATLSHYLS; from the coding sequence ATGGCCACCCTGTCCGAAGAAAAGCCGTCCACCACGGCCTCCCCCCTCAACGCCGCGCTGCTTTCCCAGCTGCCCGCCACCGTCGCCGTCCCGCGCTACGACCGCTCCCGCGTCGTCCCGCGCATCGTCCACATCGGCCTCGGCGGCTTCCACCGCGCCCACCAGGCCGTCTACCTGGACGACCTCCTCAACCAGGGCGCGACCGATTGGGGCATCTGCGGCCTCGGCGTCCTGGAACAGGACCAGGCCATGCGCCAGGCCCTGGCCTCCCAGGACTTCCTCTACACCTTGGTCGAGCGCAGCCCGCAGGCCGACCAGGCCCGCGTCATCGGCTCCATCCGGGACATGATGCTCGGCTTCCAGGACCAGGAAAAAACCCTGGCCCGCCTCGCCGGCCCGGAGACGGCCATCATCAGCCTCACCGTCACGGAAAAAGGCTACTTCCACGATCCCGCCACCGGCCGCCTCAACGACAAGCACCCCGCCATCGTCAACGACCTGGCCGCCGGGGCCAAGCTGCAGACCGCCATCGGCTTCATCGTCGAGTCCCTCCAGCGCCGCTTCGCCGGGGACAAGACCCCCGTCACCATCCTTTCCTGCGACAACCTCCTGGGCAACGGCGACGTGGCCAAGGACGTCATCCTCTCCTTCGCCACCCTCAAGTATCCGAAGCTCGCCGCCTGGATCGAGGAATCGATCGCCTTCCCCAACACCATGGTCGACCGGATCACCCCCGTCACCACGCCGAAGGAAAAGGCCATGGTCGCCGAGAAATACGGCATCCAGGACCAGTGGCCCATCGTCTCCGAGTCCTTCCGCCAGTGGATCGTGGAAGACCACTTCGCCGCCGGCCGCCCCGCGTGGGAAAAGGCGGGCGCCGAGCTGTTGGACGACGTGAAGCCCTACGAGCACATGAAGGTCCGCCTCCTCAACGGCGGCCACTCCGCCCTGGCCTACCTGGGCTACCTGCTCGGCCACCGCCTCGTCGACCGGGCGACCAACGACCCCCTCATCACCCGCTTCCTCCAGCGCCTCATGGATGAGGAAGTCACCCCCACCCTCCTGCCCCTGCCGCGCGTCGACCTGGCGGAGTACAAGGCCACCCTCATCGCCCGCTTCGGCAACCCCAGCATCCAGGACCAAGTCCAGCGCCTGGCCATGGACGGCTCCCAAAAGCTGCCGAACAACCTCATCGCCTGCGTCCGGGACCAGGTGAAGGCCGGCCGCCCCGTCCGCCTCCTGGCCCTGGCCCTGGCGGGCTGGATCCGCTACCTGCGCGGCACCGACGAGCAGGGCGCCCCCATCGAAATCACCGACCCCATCGCCTCCCAGCTGGTTTCCGCCGCCCAGAGCGCCGATCCGGCACGTGCCGTGCTTGGAATAAAACAGGTGTTCGGCGACGACCTGCCCCAGGCCCAGCCCTTCGTGCGGGAACTCGCCGCCGCCCTCGACAGCCTCAACCAACGCGGCACCCAAGCGACCCTTTCCCACTATTTGAGCTAA
- a CDS encoding mannitol dehydrogenase family protein — translation MAEVQGKKVTPTTLEALRPHFDAEHFPQFNRDTLEKRVVALGGSSVLFRGLFVPEVEALNNKGITNLAIVSVSCGTEASSRAKADSFREQGGLYTLHEHDGTVDRFRLIGSITDSIFATDEPAKVYNQIADPRTQVVTMTITSRGYNFKGVGSELDLDNPSVRQDIENPTTPVTALGYVLQGLALRQQAGQEPPIILPLENVSDSGKVIKQALLTMAQERDKLHGTHLAEYVQDQVHVPQTMVDKICPALKDQTLEAERANLAAHGVHDALPVTGEPFGKLVIADTDPRIFDILPFQKLPESNVAVASKEEMHAYEVGKLRMLNGGHRAIGILGLSAGEKIVHETIAKSAIRDFIHGMSRETQQTLPEHADMHKTFSPATVISRFSNSSIQDDLGRLVDNSSGKLLDRIVRPIQHLRENGQNAPHLTFVMAAWFNLLRGENDHGHPTAFKDDNAAKLGFVQAAKEVHAAWHEAKKADPAAQADLTPLLKLKDMQVLLGPLAQDEQFLGDISRQMTSVWKINEQRPGRGTLETLQAVAQEVQPRRDALHAIERTFSKDPVQRCPLPDLVVQSETPAKDRYLR, via the coding sequence ATGGCAGAAGTCCAGGGTAAGAAGGTGACCCCCACCACCTTAGAGGCGCTCCGTCCCCACTTCGACGCGGAGCACTTCCCCCAGTTCAACCGCGACACCTTGGAGAAGCGCGTTGTCGCCCTCGGCGGGTCCAGCGTCCTTTTCCGCGGACTCTTCGTCCCGGAAGTGGAGGCCCTCAACAACAAGGGCATCACCAACCTGGCCATCGTCTCCGTCTCCTGCGGCACCGAGGCCAGCAGCCGCGCCAAGGCGGACAGCTTCCGCGAGCAGGGCGGCCTCTACACCCTTCACGAGCATGACGGCACCGTCGACCGCTTCCGCCTGATCGGCTCCATCACCGATTCCATCTTCGCCACGGACGAGCCGGCGAAGGTCTACAACCAGATCGCCGACCCGCGCACCCAGGTGGTCACCATGACCATCACCTCCCGCGGCTACAACTTCAAGGGCGTGGGCAGCGAGCTGGACCTCGACAATCCCTCCGTCCGCCAGGACATCGAGAACCCGACGACCCCCGTCACCGCCCTCGGCTACGTGCTGCAGGGCCTGGCCCTGCGCCAGCAGGCCGGGCAGGAGCCGCCCATCATCCTGCCCCTGGAAAACGTCTCCGACAGCGGCAAGGTCATCAAGCAGGCCCTCCTCACCATGGCCCAGGAGCGCGACAAGCTCCACGGCACCCACCTGGCCGAGTACGTCCAGGACCAGGTCCACGTCCCGCAGACCATGGTCGACAAGATCTGTCCCGCCCTCAAGGACCAGACCCTGGAGGCCGAGCGCGCCAACCTGGCCGCCCACGGCGTCCACGACGCGCTGCCCGTCACCGGCGAGCCCTTCGGCAAGCTGGTCATCGCCGACACCGACCCGCGCATCTTCGACATCCTCCCCTTCCAGAAGCTGCCGGAGAGCAACGTCGCCGTCGCCTCGAAGGAGGAGATGCACGCCTACGAAGTCGGCAAGCTGCGCATGCTCAACGGCGGCCATCGCGCCATCGGCATCCTGGGCCTTTCCGCCGGGGAAAAGATCGTCCATGAGACGATCGCCAAGTCCGCCATCCGCGACTTCATCCACGGCATGAGCCGGGAGACCCAGCAGACCCTCCCGGAGCATGCCGACATGCACAAGACCTTCAGCCCGGCCACCGTCATCAGCCGCTTCTCCAACTCCTCCATCCAGGACGACCTAGGCCGCCTGGTCGACAACTCCTCCGGCAAGCTGCTGGACCGGATCGTCCGCCCCATCCAGCACCTGCGGGAAAATGGCCAGAACGCGCCGCACCTCACCTTCGTCATGGCCGCCTGGTTCAACCTCCTGCGCGGCGAGAACGACCACGGCCACCCCACCGCCTTCAAGGACGACAACGCCGCCAAGCTCGGCTTCGTCCAGGCGGCGAAGGAAGTCCACGCCGCCTGGCACGAGGCCAAGAAGGCCGATCCCGCCGCCCAGGCCGACCTCACCCCCCTCCTCAAGCTGAAGGACATGCAGGTCCTCCTGGGACCCCTGGCGCAGGACGAGCAATTCCTGGGCGACATTAGCCGCCAGATGACCTCCGTTTGGAAGATCAACGAGCAGCGCCCCGGCCGCGGCACCCTGGAAACCCTCCAGGCCGTCGCCCAGGAGGTCCAGCCCCGGCGGGACGCCCTCCACGCCATCGAGCGGACCTTCTCCAAGGACCCAGTTCAGCGTTGTCCTCTGCCCGATTTGGTGGTTCAGTCCGAGACGCCCGCGAAGGACCGTTATCTCCGATAG
- a CDS encoding HAD family phosphatase — protein MKPQAFLFDCDGTTVQSESLAMKVALDTAYGHFGKDYDPTLISFLSGKSFRQICDAVEENVGEKIPAAAYPALDKKQLHDTIAVLAADVTPVPGIVPQLQRLQTEGKPCAIVTSSPLERVEPCIDRVQDDGKTLRPYFPQVFSAEDPKIFPEGPRNKPDPSIYLHAAKTLGVEPGQSLAFEDSLSGVRSAVRAGIPVVAIVGADHITDKEARAGQLRAAAAQPGEGFQGVPDIIVMHHWDELPAVESALARSASYQDAVQLYNLENSREKSAPSKSAVPEAAYQRAPVAQSLTAADLHRAAARTQ, from the coding sequence ATGAAGCCCCAGGCCTTCCTCTTCGATTGTGACGGCACGACCGTCCAGAGCGAATCCCTCGCCATGAAAGTGGCGCTGGACACCGCCTACGGGCACTTCGGCAAGGACTACGACCCCACCCTCATCTCCTTCCTCTCCGGCAAATCCTTCCGCCAGATCTGCGACGCGGTGGAGGAAAACGTCGGGGAAAAGATCCCCGCCGCCGCCTACCCCGCCCTGGACAAGAAGCAGCTGCACGACACCATCGCCGTCCTGGCGGCGGACGTCACCCCCGTCCCCGGCATCGTCCCCCAGCTCCAGCGCCTCCAGACGGAGGGGAAACCCTGCGCCATCGTCACCAGCAGCCCCCTGGAGCGCGTCGAGCCCTGCATCGACCGCGTCCAGGACGACGGCAAGACCCTGCGCCCCTATTTCCCCCAGGTCTTCAGCGCGGAAGACCCCAAGATCTTCCCCGAGGGCCCGCGCAACAAGCCCGATCCCAGCATCTACCTCCACGCCGCCAAGACCCTGGGCGTCGAGCCCGGCCAAAGCCTCGCCTTTGAGGACAGCCTCTCCGGCGTCCGTTCCGCCGTCCGCGCCGGCATCCCCGTCGTCGCCATCGTCGGCGCCGACCACATCACCGACAAGGAAGCCCGCGCCGGCCAGCTCCGCGCCGCCGCCGCCCAGCCGGGAGAGGGGTTCCAAGGCGTTCCCGACATCATCGTCATGCACCACTGGGACGAGCTGCCCGCCGTCGAGTCCGCCCTGGCCCGTTCCGCCAGCTACCAGGACGCCGTCCAGCTCTATAACCTGGAAAACAGCCGGGAAAAAAGCGCCCCCTCCAAAAGCGCCGTGCCGGAAGCCGCCTACCAGCGCGCCCCCGTCGCCCAATCTTTGACCGCCGCGGACCTCCATCGCGCCGCCGCCCGCACGCAGTGA
- a CDS encoding carbohydrate kinase — protein MKKILCFGELLWDCLPTGRHPGGAPVNVAYHLAQNGIEPFVATAVGEDELGREILAYLEGQGISTRFIVRHTDWPTGTVQATINEQGNASYDIKTGVAWDHIVPPAELKALAPSLDGIVFGSLAQRSPQNLAEILELLHVFQKDSSKLRIFDVNLRPPFDTVETVWKLAKEANVIKLNHEEAARLTGISLADGTLDTVAIRLARALEKETGCHTICITAAERGAGLLIKGEWYFERGRKVQVADTVGAGDSFLARLTRGLLSGTEHPRDTLAAACRTGEWVASQKGAMPSYAVFHAAQALAV, from the coding sequence GTGAAAAAGATCCTTTGCTTCGGCGAGCTCCTCTGGGACTGCCTCCCCACCGGCCGCCATCCCGGCGGCGCCCCCGTCAACGTCGCCTACCATCTGGCCCAGAACGGCATCGAGCCCTTCGTCGCCACCGCCGTCGGCGAGGACGAGCTGGGCCGCGAGATCCTGGCCTACCTCGAAGGGCAGGGAATCAGCACCCGCTTCATCGTCCGCCACACCGATTGGCCCACCGGCACCGTCCAGGCCACCATCAACGAGCAGGGCAACGCCAGCTACGACATCAAAACCGGCGTCGCCTGGGACCACATCGTCCCCCCGGCGGAGCTCAAGGCCCTGGCCCCCAGCCTGGACGGCATCGTCTTCGGATCCCTGGCCCAGCGCTCCCCGCAGAACCTGGCGGAGATCCTGGAACTGCTCCACGTCTTCCAAAAGGATTCGTCCAAGCTCCGCATCTTCGACGTCAATCTCCGCCCTCCCTTCGACACCGTGGAAACCGTCTGGAAGCTGGCCAAGGAAGCCAACGTCATCAAACTCAACCACGAGGAAGCCGCCCGCCTCACCGGCATCTCCCTGGCGGACGGGACCCTCGACACCGTCGCCATCCGGCTGGCCCGCGCCCTGGAAAAGGAAACCGGCTGCCACACCATCTGCATCACCGCCGCCGAGCGCGGCGCGGGCCTCCTCATCAAGGGGGAGTGGTACTTCGAGCGAGGCCGAAAGGTCCAGGTCGCCGACACCGTCGGCGCGGGCGATTCCTTCCTGGCGCGGCTCACGCGCGGCCTCCTTTCCGGCACGGAGCATCCCCGGGACACCCTGGCGGCGGCCTGCCGGACGGGGGAATGGGTGGCCAGCCAGAAGGGGGCCATGCCCAGCTACGCCGTCTTCCACGCCGCGCAGGCGCTGGCGGTTTAG